Proteins from a genomic interval of Synechococcus sp. A15-28:
- a CDS encoding DUF3136 domain-containing protein, whose product MPTATKVLTIGDLEAGFATYCQALRRLVADGREMDSIRRTICWDYLNRLHTSLPQSYRSPEELVARYKRASLAAAAN is encoded by the coding sequence ATGCCAACAGCGACCAAGGTTCTGACCATCGGAGATCTGGAAGCGGGCTTTGCGACGTACTGCCAAGCGCTGCGTCGGCTGGTAGCCGATGGTCGTGAGATGGACTCCATCCGTCGCACGATCTGCTGGGATTATCTGAATCGCCTGCACACCTCTCTGCCCCAGAGCTACCGCTCCCCTGAAGAGCTGGTGGCGCGTTACAAAAGGGCTTCGCTTGCTGCTGCTGCAAACTGA
- a CDS encoding Nif11 domain/cupin domain-containing protein, which translates to MTEQDLSRFLHKVDQLQQLVQSLDGDDHRRQSLAACTSHNEVVALARTWGFEIARRWGEPDIPAVDDNNLLREDLPASGSESERTLLEGDRWRLTVINSNDASTPPGEWMSQESFEWVLLLRGSARIRCENPTEEIDLSLGDHWFCPPHRRHRVERTDPSPGTLWLALHWPV; encoded by the coding sequence ATGACAGAGCAGGATCTCAGTCGCTTCCTGCACAAGGTGGACCAGCTTCAGCAGTTGGTTCAGAGCCTTGATGGTGATGATCACCGCAGGCAATCGCTGGCTGCCTGCACGAGTCACAACGAAGTTGTGGCCCTCGCCAGAACCTGGGGATTTGAGATTGCACGTCGCTGGGGGGAACCGGACATCCCTGCCGTCGATGACAACAACCTCCTGCGTGAGGATCTTCCCGCTTCCGGAAGCGAATCTGAGCGCACCCTGCTTGAAGGAGATCGTTGGCGGTTGACCGTGATCAACTCCAACGACGCATCAACCCCCCCTGGGGAATGGATGAGTCAGGAGTCATTCGAGTGGGTCTTACTACTGCGGGGCAGTGCGCGCATCCGTTGCGAGAACCCCACAGAAGAGATCGATCTCAGCTTGGGTGACCATTGGTTCTGTCCTCCGCATCGTCGTCATCGGGTGGAACGGACGGATCCATCTCCAGGGACACTCTGGCTGGCCCTGCATTGGCCCGTTTAA
- a CDS encoding DUF3007 family protein: MTRGKVLLIGLIVLLLGGAGYVGFDALGLKGFSAGIAAQSLLVLIVVVWTGSYLFRVVTGQMTYMEQRRRYREVYDEQEADDLQKKFDALSPEQQQALLEKISMDESEATSGS, encoded by the coding sequence TTGACCCGGGGCAAGGTTCTTCTGATCGGTTTGATCGTTCTGCTGCTTGGTGGAGCGGGCTATGTCGGCTTTGATGCCCTCGGCTTGAAGGGATTTTCGGCCGGAATCGCGGCCCAGTCTTTGCTGGTGTTGATCGTGGTGGTGTGGACGGGGTCTTATCTGTTCCGCGTTGTCACCGGCCAGATGACTTACATGGAGCAGCGCCGGCGGTACAGGGAGGTGTACGACGAACAGGAGGCTGATGACCTCCAGAAAAAGTTCGACGCGTTGTCTCCGGAGCAACAACAGGCTCTGCTTGAGAAGATCAGCATGGATGAATCTGAAGCGACCTCTGGCTCATAG
- a CDS encoding NAD(P)H-quinone oxidoreductase subunit L yields the protein MDLQSLVSSIPQDTLLVILAYVLLGGLYLMVVPLALFFWMNSRWTRMGKVERLGVYGLVFLFFPGMVVFAPFLNFRLSGQGEN from the coding sequence TTGGACCTGCAGTCCCTGGTTTCCTCGATCCCGCAGGACACCCTCCTGGTGATCCTCGCCTACGTCCTTCTTGGCGGGCTTTATCTGATGGTGGTGCCTCTGGCGCTGTTCTTCTGGATGAACAGCCGCTGGACGCGGATGGGCAAGGTGGAGCGGCTTGGCGTCTATGGCCTGGTGTTCCTCTTCTTCCCGGGGATGGTGGTGTTCGCTCCATTTCTGAATTTCCGACTCAGCGGCCAGGGAGAGAACTGA
- the trpA gene encoding tryptophan synthase subunit alpha — protein MSSQKLSPIAQRFEQLKQEKRLALMPFLMAGDPDLVTTSEVLLSLQAAGADMVELGMPYSDPLADGPVIQAAASRALAAGTTPGNVLEMLSSLKGRLTIPVILFTYSNPLLNVGMEVFCERAAAAGAAGLVVPDLPLEEAERLSPLAVRQGLDLVLLVAPTTPADRMVRIGQRSRGFTYLVSVTGVTGERAQMENRVEGLVKKLKQSSAAPVAVGFGISGADQVCQVRSWGADGAIVGSALVKRMAAAGEGQVAEEAGRFCKELRSAAD, from the coding sequence ATGTCGAGCCAGAAGTTGTCACCCATCGCTCAGCGTTTTGAGCAGCTCAAGCAGGAGAAGCGTCTGGCCCTGATGCCATTTCTGATGGCTGGCGACCCAGATCTGGTAACAACCTCTGAGGTCCTGCTGAGCCTGCAGGCGGCTGGGGCCGACATGGTGGAGTTGGGCATGCCTTACAGCGATCCTCTGGCGGATGGTCCCGTCATTCAGGCCGCTGCATCAAGAGCCCTTGCTGCCGGAACAACGCCGGGGAACGTGTTGGAGATGCTGAGCTCTTTGAAGGGGCGCCTCACCATTCCTGTGATTCTTTTTACGTACTCCAACCCATTGCTGAATGTGGGCATGGAGGTGTTCTGTGAACGCGCTGCAGCGGCCGGAGCCGCTGGGCTTGTGGTTCCGGACCTGCCGTTGGAGGAGGCAGAACGGCTGTCGCCTCTGGCGGTACGACAGGGACTGGATCTGGTTCTCCTCGTTGCACCCACGACCCCTGCTGATCGCATGGTGCGGATTGGTCAACGCAGTCGTGGTTTCACTTATCTGGTCAGCGTGACGGGTGTCACCGGAGAACGGGCCCAGATGGAAAACAGAGTGGAGGGGCTTGTCAAAAAGCTGAAGCAATCCTCTGCTGCTCCAGTGGCTGTCGGTTTCGGCATCTCTGGTGCTGATCAGGTGTGCCAGGTGCGCAGCTGGGGGGCGGACGGCGCCATTGTTGGCAGTGCGCTGGTCAAGCGGATGGCGGCTGCTGGCGAGGGGCAAGTTGCTGAGGAAGCCGGTCGCTTCTGCAAGGAGCTTCGCAGCGCCGCTGATTGA
- a CDS encoding AbrB family transcriptional regulator: MLTGSDLLNKVKELGDVSKSDLVRACGYVSNKKDGGDRLNFTAFYESLLEAKGVSLGTTGIGGVGKGGRKLSYIATVQGNGNLLIGKAYTALLDLKPGDEFEIKLGRKQIRLMPVGGSEEDEE, from the coding sequence ATGCTCACTGGGAGCGACCTTCTCAACAAAGTCAAAGAGCTGGGTGATGTCAGCAAGTCAGATCTGGTTCGCGCCTGTGGCTACGTCTCCAATAAAAAGGACGGCGGTGATCGTCTGAACTTCACTGCCTTCTACGAATCACTTCTGGAAGCCAAAGGTGTCAGCCTTGGCACCACCGGCATCGGTGGCGTCGGCAAAGGCGGCCGCAAGCTGAGCTACATCGCCACAGTTCAAGGGAATGGAAATCTGCTGATCGGCAAGGCCTACACAGCTCTTTTGGACCTCAAACCCGGCGATGAGTTCGAAATCAAACTGGGTCGCAAACAGATCCGTTTGATGCCTGTCGGTGGCTCTGAAGAAGACGAAGAGTGA
- a CDS encoding c-type cytochrome, with translation MIATAAAVLILFTSFINSALAGEIPGEGAVLFGQHCAGCHVNGGNIIRRGKNLKLATLQRQGLDSTEAIANIARNGIGQMSGYSDKLGEGGDQLVAAWILEQAQNAWTQG, from the coding sequence TTGATCGCCACCGCTGCAGCGGTCCTGATCCTGTTCACATCATTCATCAACAGCGCTCTTGCCGGTGAGATCCCCGGCGAGGGCGCTGTTTTGTTTGGCCAGCACTGCGCAGGCTGCCATGTGAACGGCGGCAATATCATTCGCCGTGGCAAGAACCTCAAGCTGGCCACCCTGCAACGCCAAGGACTGGATTCCACAGAGGCCATCGCCAACATTGCCCGGAATGGCATCGGCCAGATGAGCGGCTACAGCGACAAGCTCGGTGAAGGTGGTGATCAATTGGTGGCAGCCTGGATTCTCGAGCAGGCTCAGAATGCCTGGACCCAGGGATAG
- a CDS encoding DUF1232 domain-containing protein, with protein MAQSTERASQATIDATVIDSELVDENLLKRLLVRAGRTLATPALEALELLLDPSTPSPVRLTMLAALSYLLMPADLIPDILPVAGFSDDLVALTAVIGAWRNHLTPAIQARAQRRLDQWFPLTR; from the coding sequence ATGGCGCAATCCACTGAACGAGCATCCCAGGCCACCATTGATGCCACGGTCATCGACAGCGAACTGGTCGATGAAAATCTGCTGAAGCGGCTGCTGGTTCGTGCCGGGCGAACCTTGGCAACCCCTGCCCTGGAAGCACTGGAGCTGCTGCTGGATCCGAGCACGCCGTCACCAGTCCGTCTGACGATGCTGGCAGCCCTCAGTTACCTCTTGATGCCGGCCGACCTCATCCCGGACATCCTCCCGGTGGCCGGATTCAGTGATGACCTCGTCGCCTTGACGGCCGTGATCGGGGCCTGGCGAAATCACCTCACCCCTGCCATCCAGGCCCGGGCCCAGCGCAGACTGGATCAGTGGTTCCCACTGACACGCTGA
- a CDS encoding sigma-70 family RNA polymerase sigma factor: MVSSLSAFLGEIGRHQLLTPEQELMLGRKVQAMVAITEPCTLAGGQGDACTYSDEEKAVIRRGERAKNQMITANLRLVVNLAKRYQGKGLDLLDLIQEGTLGLTRAVEKYDPTRGHRFSTYAYWWIRQGLNRALSTQSRTIRIPVNVNEKLTKLRAAKARLMQRNGLTPTAEQLAELMEIPLSEVEDLLACELRSVTVSLQGVVKSKSDPSELVDVLPSDELPPMERAEIAERSASVWTLLGKANLTPKERTVVTLRFGLDGTNEWRTLAEVARHMNCSREYCRQVVQRALRKLRKTGIQSGLVESTL; the protein is encoded by the coding sequence ATGGTGAGCTCTCTGAGTGCCTTTCTTGGTGAAATCGGCCGCCACCAGTTACTGACCCCAGAGCAGGAACTCATGCTGGGGCGGAAGGTTCAGGCAATGGTTGCCATCACGGAACCCTGCACTCTTGCCGGAGGACAAGGTGATGCTTGCACATACAGCGACGAAGAAAAAGCGGTGATTCGGCGTGGAGAGCGGGCGAAAAATCAAATGATCACCGCCAATCTTCGGCTGGTTGTCAATCTCGCCAAGCGCTACCAGGGAAAGGGGCTGGATCTCCTGGATCTCATCCAGGAAGGGACCCTTGGCCTGACCCGTGCCGTGGAGAAGTACGACCCCACCCGAGGCCACCGCTTTTCGACCTACGCCTACTGGTGGATTCGTCAGGGACTCAACCGTGCTCTGTCCACCCAGAGCCGCACGATTCGCATCCCCGTCAACGTCAACGAAAAACTGACCAAGTTGCGGGCTGCCAAAGCGCGCTTGATGCAACGCAACGGTCTGACACCGACCGCGGAGCAACTGGCGGAACTCATGGAGATCCCGCTCTCCGAAGTCGAGGATCTGCTGGCCTGTGAATTGCGCAGCGTCACCGTGAGTCTTCAAGGGGTGGTGAAGTCAAAATCGGATCCCTCCGAACTGGTGGACGTTCTCCCAAGCGATGAACTGCCTCCGATGGAGCGGGCTGAAATCGCCGAACGATCCGCATCGGTGTGGACCTTGCTCGGCAAAGCCAATCTCACGCCCAAGGAGCGCACCGTGGTGACCCTGCGCTTCGGCCTCGACGGCACCAACGAGTGGCGCACCCTGGCCGAGGTGGCACGGCACATGAATTGCTCGCGTGAATATTGCCGTCAGGTTGTGCAGCGTGCCCTGCGCAAACTGCGTAAAACAGGTATTCAGAGTGGTCTGGTGGAATCGACACTCTGA
- a CDS encoding YciI family protein produces MARFVLWGTYSADALEKRVPFRQEHLSRLQSLKDEGVLITLGPTEGSTHVFGIFEADTMGTVRQLVEDDIYWKQGIWTALEVYPWVQAF; encoded by the coding sequence ATGGCTCGTTTTGTTCTGTGGGGGACATACAGCGCCGATGCGCTTGAAAAACGTGTGCCATTTCGGCAGGAACACTTGTCGCGACTGCAATCACTTAAGGACGAGGGTGTGCTGATCACCCTGGGGCCAACGGAAGGGAGCACACATGTGTTCGGTATTTTCGAAGCCGACACGATGGGCACCGTCCGTCAGCTTGTGGAGGACGACATTTATTGGAAACAGGGAATCTGGACGGCGCTTGAGGTCTATCCCTGGGTCCAGGCATTCTGA
- a CDS encoding DUF2214 family protein, translating into MHLAVALTADIAKNAGAAYVHYVSFMFCFGALVLERKLIKANPDRGEATAMVITDIVYGIAALALLVSGILRVLHFGQGSEFYTQNPLFWWKVGLYLSVGGLSLYPTITYILWAIPLRKGELPKVSEALASRLAWIINIELVGFASIPFLATLMARGVGLPAA; encoded by the coding sequence ATGCACCTGGCTGTGGCCCTCACTGCCGATATCGCCAAAAACGCAGGCGCCGCCTACGTGCACTACGTGAGTTTCATGTTCTGCTTCGGTGCCCTGGTGCTGGAGCGCAAGCTGATCAAGGCCAACCCTGATCGCGGTGAAGCCACAGCGATGGTCATCACCGACATCGTTTATGGCATCGCAGCGCTGGCTTTGCTGGTCAGCGGCATTCTGCGGGTGCTTCATTTCGGACAGGGTTCCGAGTTCTACACGCAGAACCCTCTGTTCTGGTGGAAGGTCGGTCTGTATCTGTCCGTCGGCGGCCTGTCCCTCTACCCGACAATCACTTACATCCTCTGGGCGATTCCCCTGCGAAAGGGTGAGCTGCCGAAGGTCAGTGAGGCTCTGGCCAGCCGCCTGGCCTGGATCATCAACATCGAACTGGTCGGGTTCGCCAGCATCCCCTTCCTGGCAACTCTGATGGCGCGGGGCGTGGGGCTACCCGCCGCTTGA
- a CDS encoding peptidase → MPVEPCPPAQESRLLETAPLIRSTLSQAPGYGLSLATTSMGPASLQQWCVWVEPVVGDPPDRWQKRWLTAVTAALDTWSNHLPVVLVNTPEQAHVRLLRQRPPRRRTASGWRASNGRSRLQLVKVRRQGVWRFEPEVAVLVSPELRATALQATALHELGHAFGLWGHSPDPGDAMAVHQGKVPVLQLSDRDRETLNWLRRKDTAFGDPKQHP, encoded by the coding sequence ATGCCCGTGGAGCCGTGTCCTCCAGCTCAGGAGAGTCGGCTGCTGGAGACGGCTCCATTGATCCGCTCCACACTGTCTCAGGCACCCGGGTACGGCCTCTCCTTGGCAACCACCTCGATGGGGCCGGCTTCACTTCAGCAGTGGTGCGTCTGGGTTGAGCCAGTTGTGGGTGATCCGCCTGATCGTTGGCAGAAGCGTTGGCTCACGGCAGTCACGGCGGCACTGGACACCTGGTCAAACCATTTGCCGGTGGTTCTCGTCAACACTCCGGAACAGGCCCATGTACGGCTATTGCGGCAACGACCTCCCAGGCGACGAACGGCCAGTGGCTGGCGCGCCAGCAACGGTCGCAGTCGACTACAGCTCGTGAAGGTTCGGAGGCAGGGCGTGTGGCGATTTGAGCCCGAGGTGGCGGTGCTTGTTTCACCGGAACTTCGGGCGACTGCGTTGCAAGCCACGGCGTTGCACGAGTTGGGCCATGCCTTCGGGCTCTGGGGGCACAGTCCTGATCCTGGAGATGCCATGGCGGTTCACCAGGGCAAGGTGCCCGTGCTTCAGCTCTCCGATCGAGATCGCGAGACGCTGAATTGGCTGCGCCGAAAGGACACTGCCTTTGGCGATCCCAAGCAACATCCCTGA
- a CDS encoding phosphate-starvation-inducible PsiE family protein, translating to MNRSRRSQTSFLTVVDSGEREVARLLTLITGVVILAALVQLVTSLGSKLLTGSEATWLGDDLIKVLGDLLTVLIALEVLQNITSYLRRHVVQIELVLVTALTAVARKVIVLPSGAEDKPQLLVGLGIAVVSLSAAYWLVKRANAGPARVSLEMDPSVPPDDDDAEDRTNGHPS from the coding sequence GTGAATCGTTCCCGCAGGTCGCAAACGTCCTTTCTGACCGTCGTCGACTCCGGAGAACGGGAAGTTGCCCGGTTACTCACCCTGATCACCGGCGTCGTGATCCTGGCGGCGCTGGTTCAGCTGGTCACATCGCTTGGCTCCAAGCTTCTGACCGGATCGGAGGCCACCTGGCTCGGCGATGACCTGATCAAGGTGCTCGGTGATCTGCTGACGGTGCTTATTGCACTGGAAGTGCTCCAGAACATCACCAGTTATCTGCGCCGTCATGTGGTGCAGATTGAATTGGTCCTTGTCACGGCTCTCACGGCCGTGGCCCGCAAAGTGATTGTTCTGCCATCCGGCGCGGAAGACAAACCCCAATTACTGGTGGGCCTGGGAATTGCTGTGGTGTCCCTTTCAGCGGCTTACTGGCTGGTTAAACGGGCCAATGCAGGGCCAGCCAGAGTGTCCCTGGAGATGGATCCGTCCGTTCCACCCGATGACGACGATGCGGAGGACAGAACCAATGGTCACCCAAGCTGA